TGCTTTCTTATTCTTTAAATTTGAAGATGGTTGAATTGAATCTCCCAAAAATTGACTGCAATATTAGAAAAAATGAGGGGAAAGTTGAGATTTTTGATGTTATTAGAAGAAAATTTATACTCTTGACCCCTGAAGAATGGGTCAGGCAGCATTTGATCCATTTTCTGATCTATAACAGGTCATATCCAAAATCGCTCATAAAGGTTGAGTCGGGCCTTAAATACAACAGGTTACAAAAAAGATCTGATATTCTTGTGTACAACCGTACGGCAAGTCCTTTTTTGATTGTCGAATGTAAATCCTTCGATGTAAAGATCACGCAGGCAGCTATTGACCAGGTTTCGATGTATAATCGGCAGTTGGGAGCACGTTATGCAGTGATTTCAAACGGACTTACACATTACTGCTGTGAATTTGATCTGGAAAGAGGAAAGATGAATTTTATTAATTCCTTTCCGGATTTTGAATAAAAAAGGGCTTTCGAAAGAAAGCCCTTTTTTGCAGATATATAAAATCTTAATTTAAAAATTTAGAAACATCAGTGCTTGGTAAGCTGAATGCATCGGCAACGGCTTTGTAAACAATTTCTCCATTAATAATATTAAGACCAAGTTTCAATTCTTCATTTTCCTGACATGCTTTCTTCCAGCCTTTATTTGCCAGCTGTATAGCATAAGGAAGTGTAGCATTAGTCAATGCCAGAGTTGACGTATAAGGAACAGCTCCGGGCATATTAGCCACGCAATAGTGAACCACATCGTCAATAATGTACGTAGGATCCTGGTGTGTGGTAGGTTTGCATGTTTCAATACAACCACCCTGATCAACTGCCACATCTACGAGAACAGTACCGGGTCTCATGTCTTTTAACATGTCACGGGTAATCAGGTTAGGAGCTTTGGCTCCGGGTATAAGTACCGCTCCGATGATCAGGTCATGGGTCGTGATCAGTTCACGGATGTTATATTCATTGGACATGAACGTATTAACGTTCGCAGGCATAACATCATCCAAGTATCTCAGTCTGGGTAGGTTTACATCCATAATGGTAACATCTGCTCCCATACCGGCTGCCATTTTAGCTGCGTTGGTACCTACCACGCCACCACCAAGAATTAAAACTTTGGCGGGTCTTACACCAGGCACACCACCCAAAAGTATACCTCTACCTTTTAAAGGTTTTTCAAGATATTTGGCACCTTCCTGAACTGACATACGACCTGCTACTTCAGACATAGGTACAAGTAGAGGGAGGCTTCTGTCTTCTTTTTCAACAGTTTCATAAGCCAGGCATACCGCCTTACTTTCGATCATTGCTTTTGTAAGCGGTTCGTATGAAGCGAAATGGAAATAGGTAAATACCAGTTGGTTTTCTTTGATCAGCTTATATTCAGGTTCGATAGGCTCCTTAACCTTCATAATCATCTCGGCAATACCATATGTTTCTTCGATAGTGGGAAGCATTTTAGCGCCTGCAGATACATATTCGCTATCGGGAAAGCCACTACCTTCGCCGGCAGTTGATTGAACATAGACTGTATGACCTCTTTTGATCAGTTCCTGAACCCCGGCAGGGGTTAGTGCAACACGATTTTCGTTGTTTTTAATTTCTTTAGGTACACCTATTATCATGACTTCAATTGTTTATAAGGGGGTACAAATATAGTAAGCAAAAAATATAATGCAGACGTTTGCAATTAATTTTATGGCAGGATTTCATAGTAATTTTTTTAGAAAAATAAAATTTTATGAATTTATATTTTTGCAAAATTTTCGTCTTTATTTTTAAGTATTTCGCAATATATAGGTTGGCTCATTTGTTAAAATATATAAGGTGCTGGTTTCGGTGACTTGCTCCCGATTTGAAAGCTTTAGCTTTTTCGTTATTTTTGTTACTCTTCACATAAAAGTGATCAATTGTAAAATCAATTAAATCAAAAGGATTTGAGTACTATAAAAACCGTCAGAAAAACTTCTAGTAAAGTAAGTGAGATATTGCAGGATTATAAGTTAGCCTGTGAAAGCCGGGAGGCAAGCTTATTAGGAAGAAAGGAAGTTTTTATGGGTAAGGCCAAATTCGGAATATTTGGGGATGGAAAAGAAATTGCCCAGATAGCGATGGCCAAGGCCTTTAAAAAAGGGGACTTTAGATCCGGTTACTACAGAGATCAGACTTTTATGTTCGCTATTGGCGAACTTACCATACAGGAGTATTTTGCCCAGCTATATGCCCATACAGATATTAAAGCTGATCCGGCTTCCGGCGGGAGGCTGATGAATGGTCACTTTGCTACCCGGATGCTCAATGATGATGGAGACTTTAATCCAATAACAGAGAATAAAAATAGCAGTTCAGATATATCTCCTACAGCAGCGCAGATGCCTCGCTTAGTGGGGTTGGCCTATGCCTCCAAATTATTCAGACAAAATAAAGATCTGGAAGGCTTTAAAAATTTGTCAATCCATGGCAACGAAGTTGCTTTTGGTACAATTGGTAACGCCTCAACTTCCGAAGGAATGTTTTTTGAGGCCATAAATGCTGCCGGTGTGCTCCAAATACCCATGCTGGTTTCGATTTGGGATGATGAATATGGGATTTCTGTTCCAAAAGAATATCATACTACAAAAGGAAGTATTTCAAAAGTACTGGCAGGGTTCCAGAGAAGTGGCGAAGAGAATGGTTTTGACATATTTACCGTGCGTGGCTGGGATTATGAAAACCTTGTAAAGACGTATCAGAAGGCAGCTGAAATTTCAAGAGAAGAACATATACCTACTCTGGTACATGTTCAGGAGATGACCCAACCCCAAGGACATTCAACATCAGGATCACACGAACGATATAAATCTAAAGAGCGCTTGCAATGGGAGCAGGAGCATGACTGTATTGTGAAATTTAGAGAGTGGATACTTGAAAACGGTTATGTTGATGCCGAGGAACTTGATAACATAGAAGAGCAGGCAAAACAAACGGCGAAAGATGCTAAAAATGCTGCATGGAAGGCTTTCATTGCGTCAATCAAAGAAGATGAGAAATCAGCGCTTGACTTATTGGGACAAGCTCAGGAGCAAAGCAGCCATGCTGAAGCCATTAAAAGTATTAAGTCCAATCTTGAGGGGGTGCTTAACCCCATTCGTTTAGATAGCCTGAAAGCTGTTAAGAAAGCGTTGCGCTTATTGAAAAGTGAAGATATTCCTGCCCGTAAGCTGTTGCAGAATTGGGTGAAGAAAGTAGAAAAAGAAAATTTTGAGAGGTTTAGCTCTCATTTATATAGCGAATCGCCCCAGAGCGCACTTCATGTCGAGGTGGTTGAGCCGGAATTTGATAGTGAAGTTAAACTGGTTGATGGCAGGGAAGTGCTACAGGCATGCTTTGATGCAGCATTAGCAAGAGACCCCCGTGTTTTTGCTTTCGGAGAAGATGTTGGAAAAATCGGAGATGTAAACCAGGCCTTCGCCGGGCTTCAGGATAAATATGGAGAGCTTAGGGTAACGGATACCGGAATAAGAGAATGCACTATAATAGGTCAGGGCATCGGGGCGGCTCTTCGTGGGTTAAGACCGATTGCTGAGATTCAATACCTGGATTACCTCTTATATGCCATTCAGATACTTTCTGATGATCTGGCCACCCTTCAGTATAGAACCAAAGGTGGGCAGAAAGCCCCATTGATAATAAGGACCAGAGGCCACCGTTTGGAAGGCGTATGGCATTCAGGTTCTCCCATGGGCATGATCCTTAACAGCATCAGGGGTATATACGTACTGGTGCCCCGTAATATGACTCAGGCTGCGGGTTTTTACAATACCTTGCTGAGATCTGATGATACCGCTTTGATCATCGAATGCCTGAATGGCTACAGGCTAAAGGAGCGTGTGCCGACTAACATTGGAGAGTTTACAGTTCCTTTGGGCAAACCTGATGTATTGAGAAAAGGAGAGGATGTTACCATTGTTACTTATGGTTCGATGTGTAGGGTAATTATGGAAGCTGCGGAACAACTGGAGGAAGAAGGTATTTCATGTGAAGTGATTGACGTTCAGACGCTGTTGCCTTTTGATATTGATCATTCGATTGTGGAATCTCTTAAGAAGACCAATCGTGTCGTGTTTGCTGATGAGGATGTACCTGGTGGTGCGAGTGCATTTATGATGCAGAAAGTACTTGAAGAGCAGGGAGGATACAGATACCTGGATTCAAAACCTGTTACCATCACCGGCAAAGAGCACAGGCCGGCTTATGCCTCGGACGGGGATTACTTCTCCAAACCAAATACCGAAGAAGTATTTGACAAGGTATATGCTCTTATGGCTGAAGCTAATCCGGAAAAATATCCTGATATATACTAATTCACCTTGATACCATCAAGTGTAACAGGCTCGGATGTTATAGCGTTACTGTAATTTCCGGCCCTGTCAAGAATAGTTACCCTGATCTTGAATTTTTTGTTTCCAAAAGTTGATTTCCATCCTTTATTCGGAATGCGGTAGGTCAGGGTACCTTCAGAAGGGGTTTCCTCTCCAACCTCATTGATAATAGGAAAGCGTCCGTGGTAGGCTATATTACATTGGGGTTCCTGAATATATTCCCAGAAAAACTCTTCAAATTCCCCGCTTGAATTTTCCAGAAAGAAGTCTACGTAAATATTGTTATACCGGGGATTCTTTTGATAATATACTGTATCTTCTTTTAATGTCGTATTGCCGGCTGTAATGTTTACTTCCTGCCAGTTATCGCAGGTATACGGAAAATCATATGGAGGCAGCGTATCAAGTTCCGGGATACTCCTGTCGGATACAGCTATCATATTCTGAACCAGAGCAAGGTGCACCTCAGACGAAGCTGTCAGGGTGTCAAGGGCAAAGATAGTTTTACTTTTAGTACTAGGATTGTATGAGTAGAAGCCAAATTCGTTATATGGTGAAGATATATGCTTGTCATCGGAAGCATCAAACCCTAAATCGCCATCGCCATCCTGAAAGTGCAAAGAAATGATCAGTGAGTCATCCTCCTGCAGGCCTCCTATTTCCTTATAAGACAAGTCCATAGATTTCAATACAGGATTATCAGGAAAGTCGGGATCTTTAAGGCAGGATGTTAGCAACAATCCAACGGTAAAAAGCAATAAAGTATTTATCTTCATCCTTGGGAATTTGATACGGTTGAAACACATAAAATAACTAACGATTGAAATCTTCTAAAAGTTTTTACACGGATATCTTTCATACAAATAAATCAAATTTTGATGAGGTTGCACTAAATCTGTTTCAATATCAGGCCACTAACAGTGCTATTTATAAAAGATTTATTCAAAATATCGGAATTCAGGCAAACCATGTTAAGAACGTTGAACAAATCCCTTTTTTGCCGATCTCTTTCTTCAAGACGCAGGAGATTAAAACAGGGAACTGGCAGACTCAGGCGGTATTTGAGAGTAGTGGTACCACGGGTACAACTACCAGTAAGCACTATGTGAAGAATCTTGGGTTTTATTTGCAAAACTGCCAGGAGATATTTCGCAGGTTTTACGGACCACTTGGACAGTATCATTTTCTGGCACTGCTGCCTTCTTATCTCGAGCGTAGCAGCTCTTCGCTTGTCTATATGGCTGATTATTTTATAAAACATAGTTCATCACCCTACAGCGGATTTTATTTGAATGACTATGAAAGGCTGATCGATACGATTGATAAAATTGAGGACAGGGAGAAGATTGTGTTACTTGGGGTATCATTCGCATTGCTCGATCTCGCTGAGCAATATAAGCCTGACCTTTCCGGTGTTATAGTGATGGAAACCGGCGGGATGAAGGGGCGAAGAGCGGAAATGATCAGAGAAGAGTTGCACGATGTATTAAAGGAGGGTTTAAATATAGGGCGAGTCCACTCTGAATATGGTATGACCGAACTACTATCGCAGGCATACTCTGACGGGGAAGGTGTTTTTCAGTGTCCACCCTGGATGAAAGTTATTCTACGGGATATTAATGATCCGTTTGACCTGAATATAAGGAGAACATCAGGGGGTATAAATGTTATTGATCTTGCTAATATTGATACGTGTGCCTTTATAGAAACCCAGGATATGGGCAGAGTCTCCCAAATCGGCGATTTTGAAGTAATCGGGAGGTTTGATAACTCAGATATAAGAGGTTGTAATCTGATGGTCTATTAAAAAGTGCCTTGATAATTCAACAATCATTTGATAAATATGATTTAGTTTAATATTTTTGGTTATATTTCGTTAATACTTAAAAACTGGAAAATGAAACTAAGATTAGCTGTAGTACTCCTCGTAATGTTCGGATTGTCTGCTTGCAGTCAATATACCTGTCCTACCTATGCTAAAAAAGAGGTGAAGAAAGAGGAGGTAAAGAGCGAAAAAGAAAGAATGTAAAATCCTTTCTTTTCCTACCTGAGTCTATTCCTGTTTAATATCTGCATTACGGATAACGTCGTCGGTGGTAATTTCAGTACCAGACATTATTATTAAACGTTCTACAACGTTTCTTAATTCACGTATGTTCCCGGTCCAGTCGTGCTTCTGTAGTAGCTCTAGTGCCTTGTCGCTGATGGCCTTAGGTTTGGATCCGTACTCTGCGGCTATATCTACCAAAAATCTCTCTACCAACAGCGGTATATCTTCCTTTCTGTCTCTGAGCGCCGGTACTTTAATTAAAATTACGCTTAATCTGTGGTAAAGATCTTCCCTGAATTTATTCTCCTCAATGGCCGTTTTTAAGTCCTTATTAGTGGCAGCCACTACCCTTACATTGACTTTTATCTCCTTATCACCACCTACACGGGTAATTTTGTTTTCCTGAAGCGCCCTCAGTACCTTGGCCTGAGCAGAAAGGCTCATGTCCCCGATCTCATCCAGAAAAAGTGTACCGCCATTGGCCTGTTCAAATTTTCCGATCCTCTGTTTGATGGCTGAGGTAAAAGAGCCTTTTTCATGGCCAAAAAGCTCACTTTCAATGAGTTCTGAGGGGATGGCTGCGCAGTTGACTTCAACCATAGGTCCCTTCGCCCGGTTGCTTTTTTCGTGAAGCCACCGTGCTACCAGTTCTTTTCCTGTACCATTTTCACCGGTAATTAAAACACGGGCCTCAGTAGGAGCAACTTTTTCAATGGTTTCCTTGACCTGACTAATAGCCTCAGATTCTCCCACAATATCAAAACTCTTGGAAATCTTCTTCTTCAGTACTTTAGTTTCATTGACCAGGGTAGATTTGTCCAGAGCGTTTCGTAAAGTCACTAGCAGGCGGTTAAGATCAGGTGGCTTTTGAATGAAGTCGTAGGCACCTTTTTTTGTAGCATCCACTGCAGTTTCAATAGTGCCATGTGCACTGATCATAATGAATTGGGTATCGATACCCTGCTCCATAGCTTTCTCAAGTACTTCAATGCCATCCATTTTTGGCATTTTAATATCACAAAGAACGGCATCAAATTTTTCTTTGGTCAGCATTTTAAGGCCTTCTTCACCATTTTTGGCTTCGCCAACTTCGAACTTCTCATACTCCAGTATTTCTTTCAGAGTATTTCTGATGCTCTGTTCGTCATCAATGATTAAAATCTTTGGCATGTATTCATTTTTGGTTATGTTCCTTAGCAGCGCAAGTAACGTGCCGCTTAGCAAGGAAGCTGATGATTAATGCTCTAAAAATAGTAAAAAAATGCAAGCCTGTAAGCCGGGTTCTGTCCTCCCGACGAATCGGGATGGCTTATCATTTATCTGGCCTCAATGTCACCATTGAGGTCAACAGCGATCTACCCGTCACGCTTATTTCCGAAGAAAGTCAGACGAGCAGCCTGACAGCTGCCTGAGGCAGGCTAGCGTGACTTATTTGATCTTTCAACTCGTAAGGTTTACCGTGCCCCCTTAGTCACCTTCGGGGCGGTGGGCTCTTACCCCACCTTTTCACCTTTTCCTCAGATACAATCAGAGGTAGTTTATTTTCTGTGGCACTGTCTGTCCCCCCGGCAAGCCGGAAAGCCTTCCCGTTAGGAAGTACGATGCTCTATGTTGCCCGGACTTTCCTCCCCCGGATTTTTCCGGGAGCGATAAGCCAGCTTGCATTTTTATTTTTCAGGCAATTTGGGCGAAGCTAATTCATTAACTATATGTAAACAATAAAAAAGCCCATTTAGATTCAAATGGGCTTTTTTGCTATGTACTGTAGGTGTGGTTAATGAACATCTTCACCAGTAAGTTTATATTCATATTCGTCAGCCACATTGGCCACTTCCTGTATAATTTCTTTTAGGACCTCTTCTGTGGCAGTATCTACAAAGCTTGATGCCTCTACGTTAATAAAACCCTCCGCGATCGCGAATTTAGCGTGGTTGAGGTTAGCGTTTTCTTCAAGTAACGCCTTCAAATCCATGTCTGTTTCATACTCACATACTTTGGATATAAACTCAATTCCCAATCGGTCATATCTCTGGCTATGGTTTAACTTGCCAAGTACGGTTTGAAAACGATCATCAGCCAATGGTACTATAATGATAGATGTTTTGCTATCATACTCTGAATACTGCCCACCGATTTCATCGGAATAATTTTGCATAAAAGCATTAAGATCCATAACGATTAAGTTTTAGTTTCTATATCAATTTATAAAAAATATCGGCCACTAGTAAATATAATGGAATTTAAATTTGCTGTCTGAAAACTCCAGGGCAGGCGCCGGTAAGTGTACCATGTTAAGTACATATAGCACTGTATTGAGCAGGCTGGATTCCGATTTGTACTCGCTGAAGTCAAAGTCAATAGCCAGGTAGTACTGCCTTTTTGGGGTAAGGCCAAATTCGACGTTACCAGCATCGGTGGCGTATATCATGTTATGCGCACCATATCCAACTGCGAGGTTCAGCCATTTGGGAAAGTTTCGAAAGGAGTTAAACTTTGATAGATTTAATGACAACCAGTAGGTCTGGCCATTGTAATCTTTGAGGAGCTCTTCCTGAAGGTTTTTACCGAGTGTTTCAGGGCGGTGGTTCGGGAAGTCAGTACGGTGAAATGAGAATTTAGGCTGAATTCGAATATCCTTCCATAATTTCTTTTGCCCGTAAAATAGTATAGTGCCGAAGGTATTTGCGGTCAGGTCAGTATAAGAGGCTCCATAGGCACTTGAGAAACCATCAAAGACTTCTATGGAAGAGAGTACCACTATGCTGGAAAGGGCTCCATAGGTTAAGGACTTGTTTTCAGACAAGCCGGCCCATCTCAGTGCTTCATAGCCTGCGGAGTTGATATGAAAGGCAGCATATGCATGGCCAGCTTTGTCCACCTGTTTCCACTCCCGGGAATCATCAAAAAAGTGAAAGGACTCCCTTTCAAAGTCAGCATACCATAATTGATTGAGAGCTACCAACGAGCCTGCATATGCTATTGTTGAAGTGATTACTAATGGCTTCAACCTCTTTTTTTGTAATGTACTGTCAGTCTGGGCCTGTAATGAGATTATCAATATCAACTGAAGGGAAAGAAGAGCAATAAACCTATTCAATTTCATCCTCATCTTTTATTCCCTCCCGGTTATTCATGGTGTTTGGGTCATCGTCTTTTTCATCCCCGCCCTTTTCTCCATTCTCCTGTTCATCATCTTCCTGAGCTCCCTTTTCTTTTCCTTTCTGAAACAACTCTTTTAATTCATCAAAACTCTGGGTATGGATAATACTAAAGCCGGTTGTTATGGTGTTCTGGTTTTCTTCCGTAGGGTTTATTGGATTGTAATTGGTGCGGTTATACATTTTTGCCCGAAATTTACCGTCAGGTGTCAGCAGGTATTCCAATGTCCAGTCACCCGCTACACTGGAGATGTCCGTTCTGTTCTCCTGGTTGGTAAAACCTCCGTCACGTGTTACACGTAAGCGCCCGTCTAAAAAGGTATATGACAGGCGCAATTGAAAAGTGTTATAGGCCTCTTCATCTAACTGGTCGAAGTCCACATCGAAGTCTATTTCAAGGTTTTCATCTACCTGGGTTACCCAATAGCTCAATTGGTTAGAAAGTAGCTCGCTTACACTACTTGTAATGGAACCACCCGTATTAAAAGATTGAAGCGGGCTAAAACGTCTTAATACAATGAGGCTGAATACCTGTCGTTTTAATTCTTGTTCATCGATACTATTCTTGAATTTTAAAAATTCGAACTCCAGATCCACATCCGGACGATCTGCAACCTTTATGTTACGGGGAAGGTTACTCGTAGTAATATCAAAATTGACAGCGGGAGATAGTAGCGGGCCGTCTATGTCCAAAAATACCTTAACCGGATACTTTCTTTTGATTTCAACCACATCTTCGTAAACCTGGTCAGCCTCCTGCTGTACAAGTAAAGGTAGAAATGAGGCCAGCTGGTTATACGTGGCATTAATATCCAGAATACCCTGATAAGGGTCACCATACCAGGAAATCTTGCTGTTGGGGAGTATTTCAAACTCTTTATTGATGATGTTATAAAGCGTGAAGTTATACCCCCCTTCCTGTATATTGAAGTCTCCAAACATATTAAATTCACCTTTAGTGTCAATTTGGAGTTTGATATCTCCGTTACCCCTTCCCCGGATAATATCTCCGGCTTTTATATCAAAGATTATTTCACAATACGCGTCCGGGGTTATGTCAAGGTCGAAATCCAGTTTTAAACCTCTGAGATCGACCTTGCCGACCTCGCTTATAGTTGTATTTGTAGAGTCTTTAAAATTTACAAAATTGATATACTCCTCACGTTCAATACTCTCAGAGTCTCCGATTGGAATAAAAATCCGTGTTCCTTTTTCTGTTTTGGCCTGAGCAATGATATTCATATTGTTGATAGGGCCGATAAGGTTTATAGTACCCGAAGCTATGCCTGTACCATAAAAAAGGTCATTGTCTTTACTGGTCGTATTTAAGACCATGAAGTTTGATAACTGCCCATTAAGGTCAATAAAAAACTCTCTGAAATTCTGATGGGTAACAGCGCCGGATAGAGAACCTGTACTGTTTTGACTATCAGTCACATTCATTTGTTTGAAACCGATCTTATTATCTTCAAAATAGAAGTCACCACTTAGTTTATAGTTTGTGCCCAGATAATTGATGTGAATGAAACCATCATCTATAGTTCCCTTACCTTCAATTACAGGCTGCCAGGGAGTCCCTGAGATAAACAATTCTCCGGATGCTGTACCTTTAAGCTGAGTAAAATAGCTATCGATGAACGGTTCAAGTATGTTTAGCTCTGTTTTGTCGAGGAATGCTCTCATTTTGAGTTGGTTCTCTTCATTTTTGGCTGGCGCATAATAGCCTTTCAATGTCAGGATCTTGCCCTTTTTCCTGTTTACGGAAAAGCTCATGTCAAATTGTTTTTGGGTATCATTCCAAATATTGGTGCCATAGATGTCCCCAACCAGGAAGTTGTCAATTTTAAACCGGTCTATTGATATCTCACTTTGTACATGCATATCATTGTAATAGTTGCTGATATCGGCATATCCATGCATGGTACCAGACAGGTCTTTCGACAGAATGGTGTTAATGTTTTCCAGTTTCAGACTATCAACATTAAGGGTTAGCTTAGCGTCTTCAGACTCTGAGATCATACCGTTTAAAGCTATACTTTGCTGCTCATTGTACACCCTGAGCTGTTCTACAGTAATTTCAGTACCCTTTATCGTGATCAGGTTTTCATCTTCGATCAGCCACTCTTTATCCAGGATCTGAAGGTCCGATGGCTGCAGGCTGATATGCGTTTCATCAGGAAGGAAATCTATGGAGCCAAACAACCTTGCATAATTGGCGTATTTGACCTGGTCTATATCAAACTCAAAATCAATGTGACGGTTGTTCCAGATTCCTTCAAAAATCAGGTTTTTAGTCTCTATATCAGCTATCCATTGTCTTTCAGAAGCAACATATACCATGGCGAGTACACTCGTACTATCAGCTATTTTGGAAATATTAAGTTGTAGTTCGTCATTATAAAACTTGTCATTCTTATAGACCAATGTGTCTACTCTTGTATCCATTGAGATTATTGAGGTATAACCACCTGTAAAATTACCGGATACAGTACTTAAAGGTGATATGTACAGATCCGGAGCTACCAGGTCAAATATTGGATTCGGATCTTTTACATGGAGAGTGTAGTCGAGAGTATAATCTTTGTAGGTATGGCCCTTTTTTCCTTTATAATATTGAGTGAGTGCATCTTTATCGTTCTTCAAATTGAGTTTATATTCGTAGAAAAGTCGCTTGAGGTCTTCATAAACAATGGTATAGTCAAAAACACCCCTGGCTTCAAAGTTCAGTAGGTTAGTTTCAAGAAGCAGTTGCCGTTCATCCACCTTTTTGAGCGAGGAGATGCTTAGGGTGTCTATGGCCAGCTCCTTATCTTTATAGCGGATAAATGAATTTTTGAGATTAGCTATACCAATGATACTATCAATTTTTAGTCCTCTGGCGTTGACATCAATTTCGCTTCTTATAAAAACCTCATCCTTGGAAAGGTTAAGTGGCTTGAGGAAAAGCGTATCCAGATCGGCTTTAATATTGAACAGGTTAATGTCCTTGCGTAAATCAATGGATCCTGTGGTAGTGAGCTTGAGGTTAGGGTCATTGATGCTGAGGTATCCTTTGAAAAACTCCTTGGCAAATTCGGCATCGGTACTGATGTCTGCATACCTGTAATTGTTTATTTCTATATGATCGATCTGACCTTTCAAAGCAAAATTGGCATCTTCCAGCGTAACCCCTGAACCTTTTATCTCTCCTCTTACAGATACATTGCCAAATATCTTATTATTAGTGTAACCGCCCAGATTAAAGTTATCCATATGCAAAGTGCCACTGTATGTGGAGCGGGTTACATCTTCTTCAAGTTTGAGGTTTATGTCGGAGCTTATCAGGCCATAGTCGGTGTAAAAATTACCTTTTGCTACAAAGTCATTAGGGAAGCCAAGAAACTTAGCGTTGAAACTAATCCTTTCAAAAGGATCAAGGTGTTTGTAGGTTTTGCTTTTTAAGTAGTATTTAAGATCTTCGATACGCACATAGGAGTTGGTCAGGTCGAAGTTGATGAATGTCTCCTGGAAATCGGGTAATCCAGACATTCGTATCCGTCCTTTTAGCGCAGTGCCTTCACCAAACCTGAGGTATGCGTTGTCCAGTGTGAATGAACTGACCTTGCCTTTAAAATCTCCTGATAACCAGTAGTATTCATTGAATTGTTTAAAAGGAGGTGCAAAAAGAGCCAGATCATGACTGTGCAGTGTAGTCTGATCAAAATTGGCCTCCACATTAACTTTAGTATTAAATTCATTGAGATCCAGGGTACTGCTATACCTGAATATTACGGTGTCTTTAATCACACTATTGCCGACTTTGAGGTTTAGCCCTTCAAACTTCATGGCACTTTGACTGACACTGAACGACGTGGTGAGATGATTAATATCGAGCCCGGTAACTCTGTCGATGGTTGACAGGGATGAAACTTCCAGGTTTAGTGTATCTGCTACCGAGTTCAGGTTGACAAACTCTCCATTGAT
This region of Fulvivirga ulvae genomic DNA includes:
- a CDS encoding DUF2279 domain-containing protein yields the protein MKLNRFIALLSLQLILIISLQAQTDSTLQKKRLKPLVITSTIAYAGSLVALNQLWYADFERESFHFFDDSREWKQVDKAGHAYAAFHINSAGYEALRWAGLSENKSLTYGALSSIVVLSSIEVFDGFSSAYGASYTDLTANTFGTILFYGQKKLWKDIRIQPKFSFHRTDFPNHRPETLGKNLQEELLKDYNGQTYWLSLNLSKFNSFRNFPKWLNLAVGYGAHNMIYATDAGNVEFGLTPKRQYYLAIDFDFSEYKSESSLLNTVLYVLNMVHLPAPALEFSDSKFKFHYIY
- a CDS encoding translocation/assembly module TamB domain-containing protein; translated protein: MAQVIKKRIVKAILWFILSVFFLLALVAGAIQVPYVQTKIVNYLSKHYSGITGYNITVEHVAINWFDLVDVEGLRVIDPEGNRLIYTGEIEIDFNIKAVLNKEDHNIDDIVINDAHVYLTKITIDDTVKTLNINELIRRLKARIRKQTNKRQYLSLDHLTLKNATFTYYDQDRDSIKNGFDYYHFTLDSINGEFVNLNSVADTLNLEVSSLSTIDRVTGLDINHLTTSFSVSQSAMKFEGLNLKVGNSVIKDTVIFRYSSTLDLNEFNTKVNVEANFDQTTLHSHDLALFAPPFKQFNEYYWLSGDFKGKVSSFTLDNAYLRFGEGTALKGRIRMSGLPDFQETFINFDLTNSYVRIEDLKYYLKSKTYKHLDPFERISFNAKFLGFPNDFVAKGNFYTDYGLISSDINLKLEEDVTRSTYSGTLHMDNFNLGGYTNNKIFGNVSVRGEIKGSGVTLEDANFALKGQIDHIEINNYRYADISTDAEFAKEFFKGYLSINDPNLKLTTTGSIDLRKDINLFNIKADLDTLFLKPLNLSKDEVFIRSEIDVNARGLKIDSIIGIANLKNSFIRYKDKELAIDTLSISSLKKVDERQLLLETNLLNFEARGVFDYTIVYEDLKRLFYEYKLNLKNDKDALTQYYKGKKGHTYKDYTLDYTLHVKDPNPIFDLVAPDLYISPLSTVSGNFTGGYTSIISMDTRVDTLVYKNDKFYNDELQLNISKIADSTSVLAMVYVASERQWIADIETKNLIFEGIWNNRHIDFEFDIDQVKYANYARLFGSIDFLPDETHISLQPSDLQILDKEWLIEDENLITIKGTEITVEQLRVYNEQQSIALNGMISESEDAKLTLNVDSLKLENINTILSKDLSGTMHGYADISNYYNDMHVQSEISIDRFKIDNFLVGDIYGTNIWNDTQKQFDMSFSVNRKKGKILTLKGYYAPAKNEENQLKMRAFLDKTELNILEPFIDSYFTQLKGTASGELFISGTPWQPVIEGKGTIDDGFIHINYLGTNYKLSGDFYFEDNKIGFKQMNVTDSQNSTGSLSGAVTHQNFREFFIDLNGQLSNFMVLNTTSKDNDLFYGTGIASGTINLIGPINNMNIIAQAKTEKGTRIFIPIGDSESIEREEYINFVNFKDSTNTTISEVGKVDLRGLKLDFDLDITPDAYCEIIFDIKAGDIIRGRGNGDIKLQIDTKGEFNMFGDFNIQEGGYNFTLYNIINKEFEILPNSKISWYGDPYQGILDINATYNQLASFLPLLVQQEADQVYEDVVEIKRKYPVKVFLDIDGPLLSPAVNFDITTSNLPRNIKVADRPDVDLEFEFLKFKNSIDEQELKRQVFSLIVLRRFSPLQSFNTGGSITSSVSELLSNQLSYWVTQVDENLEIDFDVDFDQLDEEAYNTFQLRLSYTFLDGRLRVTRDGGFTNQENRTDISSVAGDWTLEYLLTPDGKFRAKMYNRTNYNPINPTEENQNTITTGFSIIHTQSFDELKELFQKGKEKGAQEDDEQENGEKGGDEKDDDPNTMNNREGIKDEDEIE